A genomic window from Balaenoptera acutorostrata chromosome 20, mBalAcu1.1, whole genome shotgun sequence includes:
- the PEX12 gene encoding peroxisome assembly protein 12, whose product MAEHGAHITTASAVDDRPSIFEVVAQDSLMTAVRPALQHVVKVLAESNPARYGFLWRWFDEIFTLLDLLLQQHYLSKTSASFSENFYGLKRIVMGDTHKLQRLASAGLPKKQLWKSVMFLVLLPYLKVKLEKLISSLREEDEYSIHPPTSRWKRFYRALLAAYPFVNMAWEGWFLVQQLRYILGKAQHHSPLLSLAGVRLGRLTVQDIQALEHRPAEASMMQQPAGSVGEKIKSALKQAVGGAASCLSTGLSVGVFFLQFLEWWYSSGNQETIKSLTALPTPPPPVHLDYNSDSPLLPQMKTVCPLCRKNRVNDTVLATSGYVFCYRCVFNYVRSHRACPITGYPTQVQHLIKLYSPES is encoded by the exons ATGGCTGAGCACGGGGCTCACATCACAACTGCTTCTGCGGTGGATGACCGGCCATCCATCTTTGAGGTGGTAGCACAGGACAGTTTAATGACAGCAGTGAGACCTGCTCTTCAGCATGTGGTCAAG gtTCTTGCAGAATCAAATCCTGCCCGCTATGGCTTCTTGTGGAGGTGGTTTGATGAAATCTTCACCCTTTTAGATCTTCTGCTCCAGCAACATTATCTGTCTAAAACCAGCGCCTCGTTTTCTGAAAACTTTTATGGCTTAAAGAGGATCGTAATGGGAGACACACACAAGCTTCAGAGATTGGCCAGTGCTGGTCTCCCAAAGAAGCAGCTTTGGAAGTCAGTTATGTTCCTGGTTCTTCTTCCCTATCTGAAAGTGAAGCTGGAGAAGCTGATTTCTAGCCTGCGAGAAGAGGATGAATATTCCATCCATCCCCCTACTTCCCGCTGGAAACGATTTTACAGAGCCTTGCTGGCAGCCTACCCATTTGTTAACATGGCCTGGGAAGGCTGGTTTCTTGTACAGCAGCTTCGATACATCCTAGGAAAGGCTCAGCATCACTCACCACTGCTGAGTCTGGCTGGGGTTCGGCTAGGTCGACTTACAGTTCAGGATATACAAGCTCTGGAGCACAGACCAGCTGAAGCCAGCATGATGCAGCAACCAGCTGGGAG CGTTGGCGAGAAGATAAAGTCAGCTCTGAAGCAAGCTGTGGGAGGTGCCGCCTCATGCCTCTCTACTGGCCTTTCGGTGGGTGTATTCTTCCTGCAGTTCCTTGAGTGGTGGTATTCATCCGGAAACCAAGAAACCATCAAGTCATTGACTGCCCTGCCTACTCCACCACCACCCGTACATCTAGACTACAATTCTGATTCTCCCCTGTTGCCCCAAATGAAGACTGTGTGCCCACTGTGTCGTAAAAACCGGGTGAACGACACCGTTCTCGCCACCTCTGGCTATGTGTTTTGTTACCGCTGTGTGTTTAATTACGTGAGGAGTCACCGAGCTTGTCCCATCACAGGTTATCCAACACAAGTACAGCATCTGATTAAACTGTACTCCCCTGAGAGCTGA